Proteins from one Microtus pennsylvanicus isolate mMicPen1 chromosome 7, mMicPen1.hap1, whole genome shotgun sequence genomic window:
- the Neurog2 gene encoding neurogenin-2, whose product MFVKSETLELKEEEEVLMLLGSASPASATLTPMSSSADEEEDEELRRPGAVLGQRGVEPGQGVQSSSASGAGGCRPARLLGLVHECKRRPSRARAVSRGAKTAETVQRIKKTRRLKANNRERNRMHNLNAALDALREVLPTFPEDAKLTKIETLRFAHNYIWALTETLRLADHCAGAGGLQGSLFSEAVLLSPEAALSASGDSPSPSSSSWSCTNSPASSSASSTSTSPYSCTLSPASPGSDVDYWQPPPPDKHRYAPHLPVARDCI is encoded by the coding sequence ATGTTCGTCAAATCCGAGACTCTGGAgttgaaggaggaagaggaggtgctGATGCTCCTGGGCTCGGCTTCCCCTGCCTCGGCGACCCTGACTCCGATGTCCTCCAGTGCggacgaggaggaggacgaggagctGCGGCGGCCTGGCGCCGTGCTTGGGCAACGTGGGGTGGAACCCGGGCAGGGGGTGCAGAGCAGTTCGGCGTCGGGTGCTGGGGGTTGCCGGCCAGCGCGGCTGCTGGGCTTGGTGCATGAGTGCAAGCGGCGCCCCTCGCGCGCCCGGGCCGTCTCCCGGGGAGCCAAGACGGCGGAGACAGTGCAGCGCATCAAGAAGACCCGCAGGCTGAAGGCCAACAACCGCGAGCGCAACCGCATGCACAACCTGAACGCGGCGCTGGACGCGCTGCGGGAGGTGCTGCCCACCTTTCCGGAAGATGCCAAGCTCACCAAGATCGAGACGCTCCGCTTCGCCCACAATTACATCTGGGCGCTCACCGAGACCCTGCGCTTGGCGGACCATTGCGCCGGCGCAGGCGGCCTCCAGGGGTCGCTCTTCTCCGAGGCGGTGCTGTTGAGCCCCGAAGCCGCGCTCAGCGCCAGCGGGGACAGCCCTtcgccctcctcctcctcctggagcTGCACCAACAGCCCTGCGTCGTCCTccgcctcctccacctccacgtCCCCATACAGCTGCACTTTGTCACCCGCCAGCCCCGGGTCAGATGTGGACTACTGGCAGCCCCCACCTCCGGATAAGCATCGTTATGCACCTCACCTGCCCGTTGCCAGGGACTGTATCTAG